The Camelina sativa cultivar DH55 chromosome 14, Cs, whole genome shotgun sequence genome includes a window with the following:
- the LOC104744034 gene encoding microtubule-associated protein SPIRAL2-like produces the protein MRSPTFTKPSMKPSSNPSSFSVRSSSVAVSSHSATVELKQRILTSLSRLGDRDTYQIAVDDLEKTVLSVSDSPDILLPVLLHCLFDSFSDPKAPVKRESIRLLSFLCLTYTDLSSSQLAKIISHIVKRLKDADNGVRDACRDAIGSLSAQFLKEKDDGIGSSSSSLVGLFAKPLFEAMAEQNKSLQSGAAICMGKMVDSVTDQPPVAAFQKLCPRISKLLNSPNYITKASLLPVVGSLSQVGAIAPQSVASLLHSIHECLGCTNWVTRKAASDVLISLAIHSSSLVADKTDSTLTALEACRFDKRNHLPISKVRKEIDTRKRNADYSNAMFKKALGVN, from the exons ATGCGATCACCAACCTTTACGAAACCTTCAATGAAACCTTCTTCAAATCCATCTTCCTTCTCCGTCAGATCCTCCTCCGTCGCTGTCTCGTCACACTCAGCAACGGTGGAATTAAAACAGAGGATCTtaacctctctctctcgtctcggTGATCGCGACACTTATCAGATTGCCGTTGATGATCTCGAGAAAACAGTCCTCTCCGTCTCCGATTCTCCCGATATCCTCCTTCCCGTGCTTCTCCATTGTCTCTTCGATTCCTTCTCCGATCCTAAAGCTCCGGTCAAAAGAGAATCGATACGACTCCTCTCCTTTCTCTGTCTCACTTACACCGATCTCTCCTCTTCTCAGCTCGCCAAAATTATCTCTCACATCGTTAAGCGTCTCAAGGACGCTGATAACGGTGTACGCGACGCTTGTCGCGACGCGATTGGCTCTCTCTCTGCGCAGTTTCTCAAGGAGAAGGATGATGGAattgggtcttcttcttcttcgttggttGGGCTATTTGCTAAACCCTTGTTTGAAGCAATGGCGGAGCAGAACAAAAGCTTACAATCTGGTGCTGCGATTTGTATGGGGAAGATGGTGGATTCAGTTACTGATCAGCCTCCCGTTGCTGCTTTTCAAAAACTATGCCCTAGAATCTCTAAGCTTTTGAATAGCCCCAATTATATTACTAAGGCTTCACTCTTGCCTGTAGTTGGAAGCTTGTCCCAG GTTGGAGCCATTGCACCACAGAGTGTGGCATCACTGCTACACAGCATTCACGAGTGCCTTGGATGTACTAATTGGGTTACTCGTAAAGCAGCTTCTGATGTCTTAATCTCCTTGGCCATCCATTCTAGCAGTTTGGTTGCAGACAAAACAGATTCCACTCTTACAGCTCTTGAAGCCTGTCGCTTTGATAAG AGGAATCATTTGCCAATATCTAAGGTTAGAAAGGAGATTGACACCAGGAAAAGAAATGCAGATTACTCTAATGCAATGTTCAAGAAAGCACTAGGCGTTAACTAG
- the LOC104742612 gene encoding protein LHCP TRANSLOCATION DEFECT-like, with protein MASSSISFSCAPSLPTSLFSTTSSSSSPRLLSSRFLGTRYLKLQIRPARLGPSNGSRTTCWFKFGKNGVDAENAGIYGSQSRDDFDRDDVEQYFNYMGMLAVEGTYSKMEALLNLNIHPVDILLLLAATEGDRPKIEELLRAGADCSVKDGDGRTAIDRASSEEIRDLILNYTAQKA; from the exons atggcttcttcttctatctctttctcctGCGCACCTTCTTTGCCCACCTCACTCTTCTccaccacttcttcttcttcttccccaaggCTGCTCTCCTCTCGGTTTCTCGGTACCCGATACTTGAAGCTTCAGATCCGACCAGCCAGACTCGGTCCCTCCAACGGGTCAAGAACAACCTGTTGGTTCAAGTTTGGCAAGAACGGTGTCGATGCTGAAAATGCCGGAATCTATGGCAGTCAGTCTCGTGACGACTTTGACAGAGACGACGTTGAACag TATTTCAACTACATGGGAATGCTTGCGGTAGAAGGTACCTATTCAAAGATGGAAGCTCTTCTTAACCTAAACATTCATCCAGTCGATATCTTGTTGCTGTTAGCCGCTACAGAAGGTGACAGACCTAAGATCGAGGAGCTTCTCAGAGCCGGTGCTGATTGCTCAGTCAAGGATGGTGATGGAAGAACTGCTATAGACAGAGCCAGCAGCGAAGAGATCCGTGACTTGATCCTTAATTACACTGCTCAAAAGGCTTGA
- the LOC104742611 gene encoding uncharacterized protein LOC104742611 translates to MDDDTQVKALEEKLKSQLSQLELEHAVFDRMVYKNKNQHRRCSYFQYLLKVRRDLRILRTANMEGILRPCFHVISGKISKQKIHVLESLKLKKCDTGKPNVLERLRGTLHLLSQMTEPILKAASGISTLLARSFFVGFSVTFLALLARLRVLVQQILLDAVSVFNSVTSTSLKKQSVKIAQDGVEVFREFYPKEEECMSITMLNCVWKTDKYVLLETLQNQSSKPIKENVSEDATTRDSLVQYQTSVSSLGEDLSPLLDADNDGVTVRESSSPIAEAASSKTDNAMQPEDSENPEDPVTIPCSVQYHTFASTLGEDIPPPLMGADKNGEVTATECSAPIAEVVSSKTNNESQTEDSEQPNDKSTNPVSPVKVNTDTKKASCRATKVAFLPVKRPSSAITQSTIEEPPKKKQETGEKDKKEEDGFYNLFVRGTQKDSLF, encoded by the exons ATGGATGATGATACACAAGTCAAAGCTCTAGAGGAGAAGCTGAAGAGTCAGCTTAGTCAGCTCGAACTTGAGCACGCTGTGTTCGACAGAATGGTTTACAAGAATAAGAACCAGCATCGGAGATGCTCCTATTTCCAATACCTTCTCAAG GTGAGAAGGGATTTGAGAATTTTACGAACAGCAAACATGGAGGGTATACTGAGACCTTGCTTTCATGTTATTTCTGGGAAAATTAGTAAACAGAAGATTCATGTTTTGGAGAG CTTGAAGTTGAAAAAATGTGATACTGGGAAACCAAATGTCTTGGAACGACTTCGTGGAACTCTTCATTTACTCTCACAG ATGACTGAACCCATCTTAAAGGCTGCTAG TGGGATATCTACTCTGCTAGCTCGTTCATTTTTCGTAGGATTTTCTGTGACATTTTTGGCGCTGCTTGCACGTCTCAGAGTGTTAGTTCAACAA ATATTACTTGATGCTGTTTCAGTTTTCAATTCGGTAACCTCTACATCCCTGAAGAAACAGTCTGTGAAGATAGCACAGGATGGGGTTGAG GTGTTCCGCGAGTTCTATCCAAAGGAAGAAGAGTGCATGAGCATCACCATGTTGAATTGTGTATGGAAGACTGATAAATATGTCTTACTCGAGACATTACAGAACCAGAGTAGTAAACCTATAAAGGAAAACGTGTCAGAGGATGCTACTACGAGGGATTCTTTGGTACAGTATCAAACATCCGTGTCTTCTCTTGGGG AAGATCTCTCTCCTTTGCTTGATGCAGACAACGATGGTGTTACTGTGAGGGAAAGTTCTTCTCCCATTGCTGAAGCAGCTTCGTCCAAGACTGATAATGCGATGCAACCAGAAGATTCAGAAAACCCAGAAGATCCTGTAACTATCCCGTGTTCAGTTCAGTATCATACGTTTGCTTCTACTCTTGGAG AAGATATCCCTCCTCCTCTGATGGGAGCAGACAAAAACGGTGAAGTTACTGCTACAGAGTGTTCGGCCCCCATTGCTGAAGTAGTTTCTTCCAAGACTAACAATGaatcccaaacagaagattcaGAACAACCCAATGATAAATCTACAAATCCCGTGAGCCCGGTCAAAGTTAACACAGACACAAAAAAAGCGAGTTGCAGAGCAACCAAGGTGGCGTTTCTACCCGTGAAAAGACCTTCCTCTGCAATAACTCAAAGCACCATAGAGGAACCcccaaagaagaaacaagaaacaggcgagaaagacaaaaaggaagaagatggatttTATAATCTATTCGTCCGCGGAACCCAGAAAGACAGTTTGTTCTAG
- the LOC104742613 gene encoding probable serine/threonine-protein kinase kinX — protein sequence MENSCVRQRVFSNHQIRTIHEEEDQEESSWIVYFEDIDHDDDSMVETEEEEMSHYYDNDSSMISDAASPVRTTKINNVVRRKATNINTNPKKRRIIHQHKEEEGEQQQQQQKGEEEEDEEDTASSPSNKTKGFFVLDGAEDNGKFTDNVTSEEKGCITETGSKINEVMNEEFSAELKKRGLCVVPLSMLSNLIA from the exons ATGGAGAACTCCTGCGTGAGACAAAGAGTATTCTCCAATCACCAAATCCGAACGatacacgaagaagaagatcaagaagagagTAGTTGGATAGTCTACTTTGAAGATATTGATCACGACGATGATTCAATGGTGGagaccgaagaagaagaaatgagtcATTATTACGATAATGATTCCTCTATGATCTCGGACGCTGCATCTCCTGTCCGCACCACAAAGATTAATAATGTTGTTCGTCGAAAGGCCACCAACATTAatacaaaccctaaaaagagACGAATCATTCAtcaacacaaagaagaagaaggcgaacaacaacaacaacaacaaaaaggagaggaagaagaagatgaagaagacacagcttcttctccttctaatAAAACCAAG ggtttctttGTATTGGATGGAGCGGAAGATAATGGAAAATTCACGGACAATGTTACATCCGAG GAGAAAGGATGCATAACAGAGACAGGATCGAAGATAAACGAAGTTATGAATGAAGAATTCTCTGCGGAACTGAAGAAGAGAGGACTTTGTGTAGTTCCTTTGTCCATGTTATCTAACCTTATTGCTTGa
- the LOC104742615 gene encoding electron transfer flavoprotein subunit alpha, mitochondrial-like, with translation MTRAVLLRALWKNKFVASYAPRSITNLSRCISTLILAEHEGGSIKPQTISTVVAANSLGEDSPISLLLAGSGSSLQEAAAQAASCHPSVSKVLVADSDKFEYPLAEPWAKLVDFVRQQGDYSHILASSSSFGKNLLPRVAALLDVSPITDVVKILGSDQFIRPIYAGNALCTVRYTGAGPCMLTIRSTSFPVTPIIAESESKKAIISQIDLSNFKEDSASKSRYVGRSTQDTERPDLGSARVVITGGRALKSVENFKMIEKLAEKLGGAVGATRAAVDAGYVPNDLQVGQTGKIVAPELYMAFGVSGAIQHLAGIKDSKVIVAVNKDADAPIFQVADYGLVGDLFEVIPELLEKLPEKK, from the exons ATGACGAGAGCTGTTCTACTGAGAGCTCTGTGGAAGAACAAGTTCGTCGCCTCTTATGCTCCTCGATCCATCACTAACCTCTCTCGATGC ATAAGCACTCTGATTCTAGCTGAACATGAGGGTGGTTCTATCAAACCTCAGACAATCAGTACAGTAGTTGCAGCTAATTCTTTGGGTGAGGATTCTCCAATCTCTTTGTTATTGGCTGGTTCTGGTTCTTCTCTACAAGAAGCTGCTGCTCAAGCTGCATCTTGTCATCCTTCTGTTTCCAAG GTACTAGTTGCTGATTCTGATAAGTTTGAGTATCCACTAGCTGAACCTTGGGCTAAATTGGTTGACTTTGTTCGGCAACAAGGAGATTACTCCCACATCCTTGCTTCCTCGAGTTCATTTGGCAAGAACCTATTACCCCGTGTCGCTGCTCTTTTAGATGTTTCTCCTATTACTGATGTTGTCAAAATCTTAGGATCCGATCAGTTTATCAG GCCTATATATGCGGGAAACGCTTTGTGTACAGTCCGTTATACTGGTGCTGGTCCATGTATGTTGACTATTAGATCGACATCTTTTCCTGTCACTCCAATTATAGCAGAGTCCGAGTCAAAGAAAGCTATTATCTCTCAGATTGATCTCTCAAACTTCAAAGAAG ACTCTGCCAGCAAATCTAGATACGTGGGACGTTCAACTCAGGATACAGAACGGCCTGATCTTGGAAGTGCGCGTGTTGTGATAACTGGTGGAAGAGCGTTGAAGAGTGTTgagaattttaaaatgattgagAAGCTTGCAGAAAAACTTGGTGGAGCAG TTGGTGCAACTCGTGCTGCTGTTGATGCTGGATATGTTCCTAATGATCTTCAG GTGGGACAAACTGGTAAAATAGTAGCTCCAGAGCTATACATGGCGTTTGGTGTTTCAGGAGCCATTCAACACTTAGCTGGAATTAAGGATTCGAAGGTGATTGTCGCGGTTAATAAAGACGCGGATGCACCTATTTTccag GTTGCTGACTATGGTCTTGTTGGAGATCTTTTCGAAGTGATACCAGAGTTGCTGGAGAAGCTTCCCGAAAAGAAATGA
- the LOC104744036 gene encoding uncharacterized protein LOC104744036, with product MADVTQKTNKPFGISQIKAYIPITLDMTKMNYDVWRELFETHYLTFGVLGHLNGSSTATPATKQQWTEHDGLVKMWIYGTISESILNTVLKTKATARELWLTIEELFCDNKDARAMQYDTELRTLTIGDSSIAEYCKRLKTLSDLLANVDSPVTDRQLAMYMLNGLTDKFNSIINVIKHKTLYPSFTVVRSMLQLEEDRLSKHVKHVVSPPSNTSSPNILYTTTDQH from the coding sequence ATGGCCGACGTAACACAGAAAACCAACAAACCATTCGGTATTTCCCAGATCAAGGCTTATATTCCAATCACCCTTGACATGACCAAGATGAACTACGACGTCTGGAGAGAATTGTTTGAGACTCACTATCTTACATTCGGCGTTCTTGGTCACCTCAACGGCTCGTCTACTGCAACTCCGGCAACAAAACAGCAGTGGACAGAACACGATGGACTAGTTAAAATGTGGATCTACGGCACCATCTCTGAATCAATCCTCAACACTGTTCTCAAAACCAAAGCCACTGCCCGTGAGCTTTGGCTCACCATCGAAGAGCTCTTCTGCGACAACAAAGACGCCCGCGCTATGCAGTATGACACAGAACTGCGGACCCTCACGATTGGCGATTCCAGCATAGCAGAGTATTGCAAACGCCTCAAGACACTTTCTGATCTCCTCGCCAACGTCGACTCACCTGTTACCGACCGTCAGCTCGCCATGTACATGCTGAACGGTCTGACGGACAAATTCAACTCCATCATCAACGTGATCAAGCACAAGACTTTATACCCTTCTTTCACTGTCGTTCGCTCAATGTTACAATTGGAGGAGGACCGTCTCTCCAAGCATGTGAAACATGTCGTTAGCCCACCATCAAACACATCATCGCCAAACATCCTCTACACAACTACCGATCAACACTAG